CAAcaaaaggacaaagttttcatccaaactgaatcggaggaatttccttcaacctagtttataaaagtgacatgtgtccattttttaataacatgtgagatgtatatgaatttttaataaaatatattttaactttgtccttactattaaaaaaatatatacatctCACATATTTAAGGAACATATATCACTTTTATAAgctaagttgaaggaaattcttctgatccagtttgaaagaaaactttgttggCAACACAAACAAGAGCCTTAAAAGAAGGcaaaagttaacaaaaataaaatattacataaaaaataaaaagtgtcaaaatataatcaaatctCTGTTAACCGCCGAGTCCCGAGCCCCCTATAAAATGCCtcatattatattttgaaaagctACCATCCtgtattaaataattattttggaataataataataataataataatttttaaaaataataatactataCGACGAGGAAGTAAAAGACCGGTAGTTCCGCTCATGCGACGAACCGAACAAACCCATAAACAGCCAATTGCCAATCTGATTTGAGGTTCTCCTACCAGACTCCTACCTCCTTTTCCGCAACCGTTTTTCCTCCTCACTCCcaacaactttttcttttcgcCTTTTAATTTGTCACGACAAAACAAACGCATGTAacgaaataataataataataataataaaaatcccCCACCCAAAATACAGTTTCtatctttcctttttaatttcatcaaagagcaaaaaaagaaaaaaagattaaatttttacctttgattttatcttttttaagaaGATCACCGTATTGTTAGATTTTTCCATTGTTCCTATAAACCGTcattcccttctctctttctgtgTGTGTGGGGAGATGAATACCAAAGGAGAAACGAGCTCGGGAGGGGCCAAAGATGGGGCTTTGGATTCATCCTCCGCTGCCAAGAAGAATTCCAAAAAACCCAAATGTGAGTAATGGCTATTCTTCTTCTATGGCATTTCAATTAAGCACTGTTTTTCTATATTGGGTGAttgcatatatttttatatatctaCTTTTTTTGCCTCTTTTTTGAGCATGTACTGCAATCTAATGAAGAATTTGATTAGCATTATTAATCTTGGCACGTTTTGTCTTTGCCATTGAAATTACCGCATCTATTTTAAGAATCCCAGATATTCGATTTGTGAGGGTTACAATTCATAGAAAGTGATCTTGCATTTGTAAGATAAGCTTTTAAAGCCACCAGTTGAATTGGAAGCAGTAAAATATGGGTTTTACTAGATCACAGGAaaaagggtttttatttttattttttatggcgTTTTAGTTACATTTGATGGAATGTTAACACAATGTATGTTTTAAAATTCTTGTCTTttacttgcaaaaaaaaaaaaaaatcttgtcttttggagtagtttttttttttttgttttttgacagatgcattcttttctttattgCAGATTCTAGGTTTACACAGCAAGAGCTTCCTGCTTGCAAACCAATTTTAACACCTGGATGGGTATAGCTCAGCATGTACATTTTTAATTATAGAATGCTATAGCTTTTTGCTTGGCTTCAATTTCTAGTGCATTTGCTCATTCTCTTCACATAtcagctcttttttttttttgaaaaacttttggGTTTCAGGTCATGACAACTTTTATCGCTGTTGGCATTATCTTCATTCCTATCGGCTTTGCTTCCTTATTTGCATCAGAACGTGTAAGatattttaatccttttaaTTTCTCAAGAAGTTCTAGTGTTAGCAGTGGAGTATTATTGAACAGGAAACTATCCATTTTTTGACATGCAGGTTGTGGAAATTGTGGACCGCTATGATGAGGATTGTGTTCCTCCTAATTACAGCTACAACAAGCTTGCATTTATTCAAAGTAGTGCAACTAACAAGACATGTACTAAGAGATTGACTGTTAGTACCAATTTCTTCAGCACTATGTGTTTGATGTAGCTTAGGCTTTGGTTTCCCTTTACATATTATTTCTTTGAACTATCCAGTTCTAAAAGTGTGCAgtaatttgataattttcagGTTCCAAAGCAGATGAAAAGTCCCATCTATATCTATTATCAGCTTGATAACTTCTATCAAAATCATCGTCGGTATGTTaaaattacttgtaaaaaattatttattttatccgGTTTTTATCCGGTTATTCTGTCTTTTGGTAAGGATATGGATGGATGGAATGTTAAATAATTACACATGTAAACTTTGACACACATTTTTGCAACAAATTTATCATCTTCCATTCAtactttgcttttttttttttcttgaaatatttGGGAACTTATCTGGAATGTGTAATACTATTATCAGATATGTTAAGAGTAGAAGTGACAAACAATTGCGGAGCAGGGCGAGTGAGGATGAAACAAGTGACTGTAAACCGGAAGCTGTCACTAAAAACAATTCTGCAATTGTTCCTTGTGGCCTCATTGCTTGGAGTTTGTTTAATGACACATACGGCTTTTCAGTGAAAAACAAGGTGCTAGAGGTCAGCAAAAAAGACATAGCATGGAAAAGTGACCAAGAGCATAAATTTGGCTCTGATGTCTATCCGAAAAATTTTCAGAGTGGAAGTCTGATTGGGGGTGCCAAACTAAATGCCAGCATACCTGTAATATGTCTTTCTTTACTTCCTAGCTTGTTGAATCTTTCCATGTTCCTTCCACCCTTCACCTCCCCAGGCCCCCTTTTCCCTTCCTTTTGAATTATCCTCTCTTGTATGTTTTAAAGAAGcaatttttattggttttgcatgTTACAGTTGAGTGAACAAGAGGATCTTATTGTTTGGATGCGAACTGCGGCACTGCCAACTTTCAGAAAACTATATGGGAAGATAGAGACAGACCTTGAAGCTAATGATGAAATAACAGTGGTAATACAGAACAATTACAACACCTATAGTTTTGGTGGCAAAAAGAGGCTGGTTCTTTCAACCACAAGTTGGATTGGTGGTAAAAATGATTTTCTGGGCGTAGCATATCTTACTATTGGTGGACTGTGCTTGTTTATGGCTATTAGCTTCATCCTTCTGTATGTGATCAAGCCAAGGTGAGTGGATGGTTTAAAAATCTTATGTATCACTGTGCTCAGTCAAAACTAGTTCCCCTTTTTGCTATGAAAAGTCTGATTCAATATTGTACAATGGATTATATAGTAGCTAAAACTGGCTTTTAGGTATCTGTAGGCAATTGTTTACTTGGTTAAATACCAAATCCTTCCAAATTTTACGCATGTTCATCAATGTTGATGAGCTTTTGATAGCATTGATCCATATTAGCACTTGTACCACATTGTGTACTTTTCTGGACTTAGGGGGATGTCATAATAAAATTTGTGGTTTTGTCCTTAATCAATTTCTTTAAAGGTGGTACCCACCCAGATCCAAGTTCCGACACCTAAAGGTTCCCGCAAACAAgatacaaatttaaaaattcagcTGCTTCTCATAAGGGATTCATTCTATCATTTTCTACTTTAGGTTGACAGCCATAATTAGaacatatttatttaattggtCTTGTTGAAAACTTATATGTTTGGGCATGTTCCACTATTTCTTCTCCTTCATCTGTACAGACAACCAAATATTGATGCCTCCCTGATTCAGATATTGATAATTGGTTCCTTAAATTGAAAAGCTAACTGATTGTAAAGTCTAGTCATTTTTAAGATGTGTCTGAAGTTGTTATTGGTTTCGTTGCAGGCCTCTTGGGGACCCATCCTACTTGTCTTGGAACAGAGGAAATGTGACTGAAAGTTTTTAAGATGTTCCTGTCTCTCATGTCCAGCGTTAAACTTTCTTACTAGGCTGAACCTTATCTATGTTTGAAACATTCAAATTTGAGTGTATATAAAGAAAGGTCTGCTGTgatcaatatttttctcttttaagaaCCAATGTGTTGTTCTAAGTTGATGCTAGGATCAGTTTtgttataaatatttaataaagcTAGAGAGATTTACATGTTCGATTCCCTCCGGTTCCTGCAATGCACGTAGTTCATGGGTGATTGAATGTATCTGTGGTGATAGTCTTGACAATGGATGGGCATTTCCCTAAtgtaattgaaagaaagaaacataCAGCTATACTTAACTTTTTAGATGGATTACTTGCCTAAatttttaatgcagaaaatgaCTGCATGGCACTACtgtttgttttccttgtttcttGGAGATATCATTGTGCTTTTTGTTTACCATGTGGTTAGAGGATGTAAATACTACCCTGTTAGTTCCATCAAGTCCTCTCAACTTTGGGTTATTTGGACCACTCATTCTACTGTGGCTCGCTAGATAAGTTTCTTCTATAGATTGATGCATTATATGACTTTAAATTGTCTTATATTGTAGGCTGCTTTCAAAGTCACCTGGTCAAAATATATAGGGAAGGAGATTCACCTAATTCATCTTCTTAAATCCCTCTCTGTATATATCTTTAAGAAGATAATTAGGTGAATATAAACATgaacaaattcatattttcattatttgtaATTGCTGTTGTGCTATACCATGGTGAA
This window of the Corylus avellana chromosome ca5, CavTom2PMs-1.0 genome carries:
- the LOC132181033 gene encoding ALA-interacting subunit 1-like translates to MNTKGETSSGGAKDGALDSSSAAKKNSKKPKYSRFTQQELPACKPILTPGWVMTTFIAVGIIFIPIGFASLFASERVVEIVDRYDEDCVPPNYSYNKLAFIQSSATNKTCTKRLTVPKQMKSPIYIYYQLDNFYQNHRRYVKSRSDKQLRSRASEDETSDCKPEAVTKNNSAIVPCGLIAWSLFNDTYGFSVKNKVLEVSKKDIAWKSDQEHKFGSDVYPKNFQSGSLIGGAKLNASIPLSEQEDLIVWMRTAALPTFRKLYGKIETDLEANDEITVVIQNNYNTYSFGGKKRLVLSTTSWIGGKNDFLGVAYLTIGGLCLFMAISFILLYVIKPRPLGDPSYLSWNRGNVTESF